The DNA sequence GAGGTAGAATTCATGGTTGCAACTGCAGCAGCTTGTCAGGCCATATGGATTCGGAATGTGCTAAACCAGATAACAGATGAGGAGGTCGGGCCAGTAGTTCTTTTTGTTGATAACAAATCCGCAATAGACTTGGCCAAAAATCCAGTTTTCCACGGTAGGAGCAAGCATATTCATGTTCGTTATCACTTCATCAGGGAATGCGTAGAATGGGGGGAAATCATTCTAAAGCATGTAAGCAGTGAGTGTCAGAAGGAGGATATACTAACTAAAGCTATGACCACGCTCAAATTTGAAAAGATGAGGAGGCTGCTTGGAATTAAAAACCTATCTGGACAACTCTAAGATTAAGGGGGGATATGTTGGTTTAATCTTGAGTTAGTATTTGTTTGTTTTGCTTTTGAATAAAGAAGTCATTTGTTTTTGTTGAAATAGAAGTCCAGTTAACATGTTTGTAGGAAGTAGACTAAGTCAGGATTGTTGAGTTTGTGTAGGACGTGGTTCATGTTCATGTCCTGGTTTTAGCATTTTAGTTGTACTGATCAGCTATATCTATTTCAGTTATCGAATAAATCAATAATGCTTTTTGGCAAGCAAACCTTTCTTGTTTCTCAGTTTTACACTACATAGTTAATATATTACAAAAGTATTAACAATAGTCTTTTGATGTGCCATCTGTCTTCCTTCAGCTTCCTACTACCTTGTGATCCTCACAAGAATACAGGTTGCTCTCTACAAAGGACGGGGCAGGCTATCTGGTTTTCGAAATTCTCAACGGATTGAGATTGAAGTCTTTAATCTTTGGAAAGAGGTGCAAGTTTTTTCTGTTTTGATTGAATTCTAGTTGTActcttttttcctttttttcatTTCAGACTTCTTTAATTTTCCAGACAATTGCCTACAGGGTGTACCTATATTTGCATCAATGCAGTAATTTAAAGATGGATTTGCCACAGGATATCTATGTTCAGCCTTGGATCCAGGTTTCTGAGTAAGGCCTTTGCCCTTGTCATCCTAATTGATGCCATTGCAGTGAACACTTTATCGGCAAGAAGAAATGAAAAAGGTTCAGATATCTCGAGTAACTCATATCCAAAGCTTATATCTTGTACAGGAATCAACTATACAACATATTAACACCATAAATTCATCTTACATATTAAGTGTGAGAACTTATAGCCTATGCTACTTGAATGACCCAAATAATTTGTTATGAATAGTTGAATACCATGTTAGTATCCTTCTAATATATTTACATCTGTTCTTTTTGCAGCTCTTCTTCTTAATGCACTCGAGTTTCGATGGAGTTATAATTTATATCTAGCTTTAAAAAATGTTTTTTAATGTAATAGAATCAGTAGAGATATAAAATTAAGATGGGTAACTTTCAGGTGATCATTTTGTGCTACTCATAAATTCTGGATTGTTTGAGAGAATATTGGCAAACTAGAAACTGATATTTGTGCTACTTTCGGGATTCTACATGTAATCTTAAACATGTGCAAATTAGTAAAGGGAGAACtttgtaaatatttatattattgaagATGACTACGCTGAGTTTCATACATGTCTGAAATACAGACACGCCTAAAACTGATTTGCAAGCGATTAGCTTGTGCTCTTTGTAAAACACAGTTTGATTATTGATTATTTTGTAGTCTGATTATCTATGTTATTACTAATCACTGATCTGAAGCTACATAACAAGACTTGTGAAGGGGAAGTATCCTACCAAAGTAGTATCAAGTTCAACGTACAAAGTTAAACCAGATGGAGACTAAAGTATCATTATATATAGGTCAACAAGATCAAGTTTAAAAACAAACTATTGAAGCTGTTTAGCGAATTTTGCACGCAACGTGATAGTCCATatagctcctgggaggactactcctaggccttcaactccatacagctcctgggaggatACTCCTAAGCTACTAACTCCATatagctcctgggaggactactcctaggccttcaactccatacagctcctgggaggactactcctaagctcctaactccatatgGCTCCTCAGAGGACTACACCTAGGCCTtcaactccatacagctcctagGGGAACTACTCCcaagctcctaactccatatgACTCCTAGGAGGGCTACTCCTAAGCCCCTAACTCCACGCAGCTCCTAAAAGGAGTAGTCCCGCACACTACCGCTCCTAAGCCCCTAACCTTGGTAAATCCCAGCATGTGAGAGGTTGGCCCAGGCACGTgatggggacaactgtcacacatcaatcatgggaataatcagggcacgtgtcagaggatccccAGAACATTCCTCGGCCAATCCCGCACTGACACGTataaagcatccactccagccaggtgtcctccgctcccagaaccaatggctatgatctaaaggtaccaaccccaaaaccctacccttggcctataaatagcccaagaaggtgaggtttttgggttaatcattctttcacactcatatacacacacagccaccttacatttatattcatcttcatcctcccaaaaagctagttcttactctcacgcctGAGGCACCacgggactccaaccccccttccggtgttattttgtaggaacccaaccacagctacacctctacagcggAGAAGGATCCAGGATGCCGTCGAAGGAGCAGCCtcgccaccaggagttatcatttggcgctagaaggaggggtcgctccatccttgggtctcggtgcccctggattcaccttcatcaacaaACTCTTCAAAGAGTCCATTTATTCAAACTTGTAAGAACTCAAGCAACCAACCTTTTCCATAAGTATGAATGTTGTTTATTTcggccacgtttgtgtgtgctcgttactttaggccacgtttgtgtgagcccgttttgttgatttaagccacgtttgtatGAGCTATCGTCAGTTTTAATCTTTATTGTTCTAGTTTGAATATAGCATTTGTGTTGTACTTCATCATTGAATAGTCCCACATAATTGTTTGAGCTGCTCCCAGGAAGCTATTTGTTAGTTTTTGTTATTATTCTGGGTAGTTTTTGCAAATTTCATAAAGCAACCATAGACCGATATTCTTTGTGGCATATTGTTGGTATT is a window from the Apium graveolens cultivar Ventura chromosome 1, ASM990537v1, whole genome shotgun sequence genome containing:
- the LOC141701703 gene encoding secreted RxLR effector protein 161-like, whose translation is MIGGLRYLVHTRLDIVYSVGIASRFMECPTALHRNAVKRIIRYIQGTLQFGLVYTKDSGNNVLTRFADSDLAGSLDDRRSTGGMCFYLNDSLITCVSQKQRCVALSSCEVEFMVATAAACQAIWIRNVLNQITDEEVGPVVLFVDNKSAIDLAKNPVFHGRSKHIHVRYHFIRECVEWGEIILKHVSSECQKEDILTKAMTTLKFEKMRRLLGIKNLSGQL